One segment of Pseudanabaena sp. FACHB-2040 DNA contains the following:
- a CDS encoding GNAT family N-acetyltransferase: MLKPSKPTTDPAYDILRSERQPLNAFFAPQAVAVIGATDRPGSVGRTLLWNLISSPFGGTVFPINPKRRSVLGIRAYPSIQDTPEPVDLAIIATPAPTVPGLIQECIAAGVSAVVVLSAGFKETGAAGTALENQIRELLRQSSLRLIGPNCLGLMNPLNGLNATFASTLARSGNVGFISQSGALCTAVLDWSLQENVGFSAFVSIGSMLDVDWGDLIYYLGDDPRTRSIVIYMESIGNARSFLSAAREVALTKPIIVIKAGRTEAAAQAAASHTGSLAGSDAVLDAAFRRCGVLRVNQIAELFDMAEVLAKQTHRPQGPRLTVITNAGGPGVLATDALIATGGELATLSEDTLTTLNEFLPTHWSHGNPIDILGDADPERYSQTLDVTLKDPNSDGLLVILTPQAMTDPTQTAEKLKQLAQNAEKPILASWMGGAEVTSGETILNRASIATYRYPDAAARLFNFMWKYSYNLRGLYETPALLPLEVDAEERSQVDHLIQSARAAGRTILTELESKQILRAYGIPTVESQTAATPEAAVDCAEAIGYPVVVKLVSEVITHKTDVGGVVLNLQNADAVRQAYGAIADAVTAKAGPEAFTGVTVQPMINRDESYEVIVGSSVDPQFGPVILFGAGGQLVEVFQDSAVALPPLNTTLARRLMEQTKIYKAFKGVRGRPPADLAGLEKLLVRFSQLVLEQPLIAELDINPLLISATDSAHPLLALDARIALHPPDMALASLPKPAIRPYPVQYVTPWQLKDGTRVTIRPIRPEDEPLIVKFHQTLSEESVYFRYFHLMKLSSRIAHDRLTRICFIDYDREMALVVDRHQPQTGEQEILAVARLSKSYGLNEGEFAMLVSDLYQHQGLGTQLLQQLLKVGRDESLERITAEILHENRPMQRVCEKVGFTLKHAPDFIEAEIVLA, translated from the coding sequence GTGCTCAAACCCTCCAAGCCCACGACAGATCCGGCTTACGATATTCTGCGCTCCGAGCGCCAGCCGCTCAATGCCTTCTTTGCACCTCAGGCCGTTGCTGTTATTGGCGCAACGGATCGGCCCGGCAGCGTTGGCCGCACTCTACTTTGGAACCTGATCAGCAGCCCCTTTGGCGGCACTGTTTTCCCGATCAATCCTAAACGGCGCAGTGTTCTGGGCATTCGCGCCTATCCCAGCATTCAAGACACACCCGAGCCGGTCGATCTGGCTATTATTGCTACCCCTGCCCCTACTGTCCCTGGCTTAATTCAAGAGTGTATTGCGGCAGGGGTCAGCGCTGTGGTTGTGCTGTCAGCAGGTTTCAAAGAAACCGGCGCAGCAGGAACAGCTCTAGAAAACCAGATCCGCGAGCTGCTGCGACAGAGCTCGCTGCGGCTGATTGGCCCCAACTGCCTGGGTCTTATGAACCCCCTCAATGGACTCAATGCCACCTTTGCCAGCACCCTAGCCCGCTCTGGTAACGTCGGTTTCATTAGCCAGAGCGGTGCTCTCTGTACGGCAGTGCTGGACTGGAGCCTGCAGGAAAATGTTGGCTTCAGTGCCTTTGTCTCCATTGGCTCCATGCTGGATGTGGACTGGGGTGACCTGATTTACTACCTGGGCGATGATCCTCGCACCCGCAGCATCGTCATCTACATGGAGTCGATTGGCAATGCTCGCTCTTTTCTATCGGCGGCGCGGGAGGTTGCCCTGACCAAGCCGATCATCGTAATCAAGGCGGGCCGGACAGAGGCGGCAGCTCAGGCCGCCGCCTCTCACACTGGGTCGCTGGCAGGGAGTGATGCGGTATTAGATGCCGCCTTTCGGCGCTGCGGTGTGCTGCGGGTCAACCAGATTGCTGAACTGTTTGATATGGCAGAGGTGCTAGCCAAGCAGACCCACAGGCCTCAAGGCCCCCGGCTGACTGTTATTACCAATGCCGGGGGACCGGGGGTGCTAGCCACCGATGCCCTGATTGCCACGGGTGGAGAGCTGGCGACCCTCTCTGAAGACACCCTAACCACCCTTAACGAATTTCTACCGACCCACTGGAGCCACGGCAACCCCATCGATATCTTGGGAGATGCTGACCCCGAGCGCTACAGTCAGACGCTAGACGTGACGCTCAAAGACCCTAACAGCGATGGCCTACTGGTTATCCTGACGCCCCAGGCAATGACTGACCCGACTCAGACGGCTGAAAAGCTGAAGCAACTGGCTCAAAATGCCGAAAAGCCGATCTTGGCAAGCTGGATGGGCGGGGCCGAGGTTACGAGCGGGGAGACTATTTTGAACCGGGCCAGCATCGCCACTTACCGCTACCCTGATGCGGCGGCGCGGCTGTTTAACTTCATGTGGAAGTACAGCTATAATCTGCGCGGCCTTTATGAAACTCCGGCGCTGCTGCCGCTAGAGGTGGATGCAGAGGAGCGATCGCAAGTTGATCACCTCATTCAATCAGCCCGCGCGGCAGGCCGCACAATTTTAACGGAGCTGGAGTCAAAGCAGATTTTGCGGGCTTACGGCATTCCTACCGTAGAGTCGCAGACGGCAGCAACGCCCGAGGCGGCAGTAGATTGTGCCGAAGCCATCGGCTACCCAGTAGTGGTGAAGCTGGTATCTGAAGTCATTACCCACAAAACTGATGTGGGCGGGGTGGTGCTCAACCTGCAAAATGCCGATGCGGTGCGGCAGGCCTACGGTGCGATCGCAGATGCCGTTACCGCCAAAGCTGGCCCCGAAGCGTTTACAGGCGTTACGGTGCAGCCCATGATCAACCGCGACGAGAGCTACGAAGTGATCGTTGGCAGCAGTGTCGATCCCCAGTTTGGCCCGGTGATTTTATTTGGGGCGGGGGGCCAGCTCGTCGAAGTTTTTCAAGATAGTGCCGTGGCGCTGCCGCCGCTCAACACCACCCTGGCCCGTCGCCTGATGGAGCAGACCAAAATCTACAAAGCCTTTAAGGGGGTGCGAGGCCGCCCTCCAGCGGATCTAGCAGGACTAGAAAAGCTGCTGGTGCGCTTCAGCCAGCTTGTGCTGGAGCAGCCCCTAATTGCCGAACTCGACATCAACCCGCTGCTGATATCGGCAACCGACAGCGCTCACCCACTGCTAGCCCTAGATGCCCGCATTGCCCTGCATCCCCCAGATATGGCCCTGGCTAGCTTACCGAAGCCTGCCATTCGGCCCTACCCGGTTCAGTACGTTACCCCCTGGCAGCTGAAAGACGGCACGCGGGTAACTATTCGCCCCATTCGGCCCGAAGATGAGCCGCTAATCGTAAAATTCCACCAGACCCTCTCCGAAGAAAGCGTCTATTTTCGCTACTTTCACCTAATGAAGCTGAGCAGCCGCATCGCGCATGACCGGCTGACCCGCATCTGCTTTATCGACTATGACCGCGAGATGGCGCTGGTTGTTGATCGCCATCAGCCCCAAACCGGCGAGCAGGAGATTTTAGCAGTCGCCCGTCTGAGCAAGTCCTACGGCCTGAATGAGGGGGAATTTGCCATGCTGGTGAGCGATCTGTACCAGCATCAGGGATTAGGTACCCAACTGCTGCAACAGCTCCTAAAAGTAGGCCGAGACGAATCTCTAGAGCGTATCACTGCCGAAATCCTTCATGAAAACCGGCCCATGCAGCGCGTCTGTGAGAAAGTCGGCTTTACTCTAAAGCACGCTCCAGATTTTATCGAAGCTGAGATTGTGCTCGCCTAG
- a CDS encoding peroxiredoxin, with protein sequence MSRRALICSVLSICLVLITWLTGMAPAVAMGGPQVPIGEPAPAFTLPTNAGDGEISLADYQGQWVVLYFYPKDFTSGCTLEAQRFQRDFAQYQARNAQILGVSADDVDSHAEFCDSEGLEFPLLSDPKGQVSKAYGSWLGAMSLRHTYIIDPEGVMRARFLGVSPPIHSQEVLGALDELQGVDG encoded by the coding sequence ATGTCACGTCGAGCCCTAATTTGTAGTGTTTTAAGCATTTGCCTTGTCCTTATTACTTGGCTAACGGGAATGGCTCCAGCAGTGGCGATGGGTGGCCCACAGGTGCCCATTGGCGAACCGGCCCCGGCGTTTACCCTGCCTACCAATGCGGGCGATGGCGAGATTTCGCTAGCAGACTACCAGGGGCAATGGGTCGTTCTCTACTTTTACCCCAAGGACTTTACCTCTGGCTGCACCCTAGAAGCGCAGCGGTTTCAGCGCGATTTTGCTCAGTATCAGGCGCGCAATGCCCAAATCCTGGGCGTTAGCGCCGACGATGTCGACTCCCATGCTGAGTTTTGTGACTCCGAAGGGCTGGAGTTTCCTTTACTCTCTGACCCTAAAGGCCAGGTCAGCAAAGCTTACGGCTCCTGGTTAGGGGCAATGTCTCTGCGGCACACCTACATCATTGACCCGGAGGGTGTGATGCGGGCGCGGTTTTTAGGCGTTAGTCCGCCGATTCATAGTCAGGAGGTGTTGGGGGCTTTGGATGAGTTGCAGGGGGTGGATGGGTAG
- a CDS encoding NUDIX domain-containing protein — MTHRNPAPTVDLIIELIDRPHRPILLIERHNPPYGWALPGGFVDYGEAVETAARREAQEEIGLAVSLVEQFCVYSNPNRDPRQHTMSVVFLATATGEPGAGDDAKAVDAFNPWELPKNLCFDHDRILQDYLHYRHHGIRPRFGDEI, encoded by the coding sequence GTGACGCATCGTAATCCTGCCCCCACAGTCGACCTGATCATTGAACTGATCGATCGGCCCCATCGCCCCATTTTGTTAATTGAGCGGCACAACCCGCCCTACGGCTGGGCCTTGCCAGGGGGATTTGTAGACTATGGCGAGGCGGTTGAAACGGCCGCCCGTCGAGAAGCTCAGGAAGAAATTGGGCTGGCGGTTTCCCTGGTGGAGCAGTTTTGCGTCTACTCCAACCCCAACCGCGACCCCCGCCAGCATACGATGAGCGTCGTGTTTCTAGCCACCGCTACTGGCGAACCTGGAGCCGGAGACGACGCTAAGGCAGTAGACGCTTTTAACCCCTGGGAGCTACCTAAAAATCTCTGCTTTGACCACGATCGCATCTTGCAAGACTACCTGCACTACCGCCACCACGGCATTCGACCCCGGTTTGGTGACGAGATTTAA
- the serS gene encoding serine--tRNA ligase has product MLDLKQIRENPEQVQAALGKRGEYDLQPLLALDRQQRELETVRSQLQARSNEIGKQVPQQIKQGADPKGPEIAALKEEGNQVKTQLKELEPRERELKEQIHSILLTLPNLPSDTTPVGKDEDENVERRRWGEEYLPQHDVLPHWEIGEKLGILNFERSTRIAQSRFVTLFGAGAALERALITFMLDRHTQAGYTEVIPPYLINSESLTASGQLPKFAEESFRCQNDDLWLTPTAEVPLTNLYRDEILASEDLPIHYCAYTPCFRREAGSYGKDTRGLIRLHQFNKVEMYKFVHPDTAFDELETLVADAEDILQQLKLPYRVLELCTGDLGFASRKTYDLEVWMPSSGKYREISSCSNCGDFQARRASVRFKAAGQKGTQLVHTLNGSGLAIGRTMAAVLENYQQANGAVQVPEVLQPYMGREFL; this is encoded by the coding sequence GTGCTGGATCTAAAGCAAATTCGAGAAAACCCGGAACAGGTGCAGGCAGCGCTGGGCAAGCGGGGCGAATATGATTTGCAGCCGCTGCTGGCACTAGATCGGCAGCAGCGCGAGTTGGAGACGGTGCGATCGCAACTTCAGGCCCGCAGTAACGAAATTGGCAAGCAGGTGCCCCAGCAGATCAAGCAGGGGGCCGACCCTAAAGGGCCAGAAATCGCTGCTTTAAAAGAAGAAGGCAACCAGGTCAAAACCCAGTTAAAGGAACTTGAGCCGCGTGAGCGGGAGCTAAAAGAGCAGATCCACAGCATTTTGCTGACCCTGCCTAACCTGCCTAGCGACACCACGCCTGTAGGTAAAGACGAAGACGAAAACGTGGAGCGGCGGCGTTGGGGTGAAGAATACCTGCCTCAGCATGACGTACTGCCCCACTGGGAAATTGGCGAAAAGCTCGGCATCCTAAACTTTGAGCGCTCCACCCGCATTGCTCAGAGCCGCTTTGTCACCCTGTTTGGGGCAGGAGCAGCCCTGGAGCGAGCGCTGATCACCTTCATGCTTGATCGCCACACCCAGGCTGGCTATACCGAGGTCATTCCCCCCTATCTAATCAATAGTGAGTCACTAACGGCTTCGGGCCAGCTGCCTAAGTTTGCCGAGGAAAGCTTTCGCTGTCAAAACGACGATCTGTGGTTGACGCCAACCGCCGAAGTGCCGCTGACTAACCTGTATCGAGATGAAATTCTGGCCTCAGAAGATCTGCCGATTCACTACTGTGCCTACACCCCCTGCTTTCGCCGTGAGGCAGGCAGCTACGGCAAAGACACGCGCGGCCTGATTCGTCTACACCAGTTCAACAAGGTCGAGATGTACAAGTTTGTCCATCCCGATACGGCCTTTGATGAGCTAGAAACGCTGGTGGCTGATGCTGAAGATATTTTGCAGCAGTTAAAGCTACCCTATCGAGTGCTGGAGCTTTGCACGGGTGATCTGGGCTTTGCCTCCCGCAAAACCTACGACCTGGAAGTGTGGATGCCCTCTTCGGGCAAGTACCGGGAAATTTCTAGCTGCTCCAACTGCGGCGATTTTCAGGCTCGTCGCGCCAGCGTTCGGTTTAAGGCAGCGGGGCAAAAGGGCACTCAGCTGGTGCACACGTTGAATGGCTCTGGGCTGGCTATCGGTAGGACGATGGCGGCTGTTTTGGAAAACTATCAGCAAGCCAATGGCGCAGTGCAGGTGCCGGAGGTGCTACAGCCCTATATGGGCCGGGAATTCCTCTAG
- a CDS encoding RidA family protein has translation MTRKVIQTDKAPAPVGPYNQAIAASGQLLFVAGQIPLDPVSGQIVGEGDIAAQTEQAIANLSAILEAGGTTLNSVVKTSVFLKDMNDFAAMNAVYAQHFGDESAPARACVEVARLPKDVLVEIECIAVI, from the coding sequence ATGACCCGCAAAGTAATTCAAACAGACAAGGCTCCCGCCCCCGTCGGCCCCTACAACCAGGCCATTGCCGCTAGCGGTCAACTGCTCTTTGTCGCCGGCCAAATTCCCCTTGATCCGGTTTCCGGCCAGATTGTTGGCGAAGGCGATATCGCAGCTCAGACAGAACAAGCGATCGCAAACCTGTCTGCCATTCTAGAAGCAGGCGGAACCACCCTTAACAGCGTGGTCAAGACTTCAGTGTTTCTCAAAGACATGAATGATTTCGCAGCAATGAATGCGGTTTACGCCCAACACTTTGGCGACGAATCGGCCCCGGCCCGCGCTTGCGTCGAAGTGGCCCGCCTACCCAAGGACGTGCTGGTCGAAATCGAGTGCATCGCTGTCATCTAA
- the rseP gene encoding RIP metalloprotease RseP codes for MSVLAAIAVLALLIVVHELGHFLAARLQGIHVNRFSIGFGPILWKYQGPQTEYALRAIPLGGFVGFPDDDPESEIPINDPDLLKNRPIFDRAIVISAGVIANLIFAYLLFVVQFGTVGVPQDFNRQPGIVIPQVMAQSSPAARAGIRDGDIIVAAQGKLLDASEETVPQFIQLIQNSPNQPVNLTVQRGSREIDVTVTPEVSPEGRSVIGVQLQPNVSIQYQRPTNVLQIFGLAAQSFQDMLTRIVQGFVMLITNFSQMAGQVASPVKIVEQGAGLVQYDIFRLFPFTAAISINLAIINILPLPALDGGQLAFLLIEALRGKPLPERIQENVMQTGLVLLLGLGVFLIVRDTTQLEFFQNLLQ; via the coding sequence ATGTCCGTTCTCGCTGCGATCGCAGTATTAGCGCTTCTAATTGTTGTGCACGAGCTAGGACATTTCCTGGCCGCCCGTCTTCAGGGCATCCACGTCAATCGTTTCTCTATCGGCTTTGGTCCAATTCTCTGGAAATACCAGGGACCCCAAACCGAGTATGCCCTCCGCGCCATTCCCCTGGGCGGCTTTGTGGGCTTTCCAGATGACGATCCCGAAAGCGAAATTCCCATCAACGATCCTGACCTGCTCAAAAATCGCCCTATCTTCGACCGGGCCATTGTGATCAGTGCCGGAGTCATCGCCAACCTGATATTTGCCTATCTGCTGTTTGTCGTCCAGTTTGGCACCGTGGGCGTGCCTCAAGACTTCAACCGGCAGCCTGGCATTGTAATTCCTCAGGTGATGGCCCAGTCTTCTCCTGCCGCTCGCGCCGGAATCCGAGATGGTGACATTATTGTGGCTGCCCAAGGCAAGCTGCTAGATGCCAGCGAAGAGACCGTTCCCCAATTCATTCAGCTGATTCAAAATAGCCCCAACCAGCCGGTCAATCTCACTGTTCAGCGGGGCAGCCGAGAGATCGACGTGACGGTGACTCCTGAGGTTAGTCCTGAGGGCAGATCTGTTATTGGCGTGCAGCTCCAGCCCAACGTCAGCATTCAGTATCAACGACCCACCAACGTGCTGCAGATCTTCGGCCTGGCCGCTCAGTCGTTCCAGGATATGTTGACCCGCATTGTGCAGGGCTTTGTCATGCTGATCACTAATTTCTCCCAAATGGCGGGTCAAGTCGCTAGCCCAGTCAAAATTGTGGAGCAGGGGGCGGGTCTGGTTCAGTACGATATATTCAGGCTCTTTCCGTTTACTGCCGCCATCAGCATCAACTTGGCAATCATCAACATTCTGCCCCTACCAGCGCTAGACGGTGGACAGCTGGCCTTTTTGCTGATCGAGGCCCTGCGCGGCAAGCCTCTACCCGAGCGGATTCAGGAAAATGTGATGCAGACCGGGCTGGTGTTGCTGCTGGGCCTGGGCGTTTTTCTGATTGTGCGAGACACCACTCAACTTGAGTTTTTCCAGAATTTGCTCCAGTGA
- the malQ gene encoding 4-alpha-glucanotransferase: MASSRTSGILLHPTSLPGHYGIGDLGPEAYRFVDFLATTGQQIWQVLPLGPTGHGNSPYLCFSSMAGNPILISLEQLRDRNLIDQADLDNLPDFPADYVDFEQVVPAKMKLLEKAAETFQAHASEEDRQSYAQFCEAAAFWLDDYAFFMALKQAHGGAGWSEWDSAIARRQPEAMQMWQEKLTVEIARFKYKQFEFHRQWSSLKQYANERGIEIVGDIPIYVAHDSVDVWAYPDNFMIDPETLLPSEMAGVPPDYFSATGQLWGNPTYNWAKLEETGFHWWLMRIRAILDYVDWIRIDHFRGFQAYWAVAQGETTAMNGHWIEAPGEKLFNKVKEELGSLPILAEDLGLITPEVLELRDQFGFPGMKILQFAFGSDSKNLYLPFNYPRNCIVYTGTHDNDTTVGWFNQLDESERNRVIMFLGCLSPAGVHWDLIRVAMMSIADRNIIPMQDLFGLGSEFRMNTPGKADGNWSWRYRSESITDDVCHELRELTRFSDRAPDHWY; the protein is encoded by the coding sequence ATGGCTTCCTCCAGAACCAGCGGAATTTTGCTGCACCCTACCTCCCTGCCGGGTCACTACGGCATTGGGGATCTTGGCCCAGAGGCTTATCGCTTCGTTGATTTTCTGGCGACTACAGGGCAGCAGATCTGGCAGGTACTACCCTTGGGGCCAACCGGACACGGCAACTCTCCGTACCTCTGCTTCTCCTCAATGGCAGGCAACCCCATTCTGATTAGTTTGGAACAGCTGCGCGATCGCAACCTAATCGACCAAGCCGATCTCGACAACCTGCCCGACTTTCCGGCTGATTACGTGGATTTTGAGCAGGTTGTGCCAGCCAAGATGAAGCTGCTGGAAAAGGCCGCCGAAACCTTCCAGGCCCATGCTAGCGAAGAAGATCGCCAGAGTTATGCCCAGTTCTGCGAAGCTGCCGCCTTCTGGCTAGATGACTACGCTTTCTTCATGGCGCTCAAACAGGCTCATGGCGGAGCCGGTTGGTCAGAATGGGACTCGGCTATTGCCCGCCGCCAGCCCGAAGCCATGCAGATGTGGCAAGAAAAGCTAACCGTAGAAATTGCTCGCTTTAAATACAAGCAGTTTGAGTTTCACCGCCAGTGGTCATCGCTTAAGCAATATGCCAACGAGCGCGGCATCGAAATTGTTGGTGATATTCCAATTTACGTGGCTCACGACAGCGTTGATGTCTGGGCCTATCCCGACAACTTCATGATCGACCCTGAGACGTTGCTGCCCTCTGAGATGGCAGGCGTACCCCCCGACTACTTCAGTGCCACCGGCCAGCTCTGGGGAAACCCCACCTACAACTGGGCCAAGCTCGAAGAAACTGGCTTCCACTGGTGGCTGATGCGAATCCGAGCCATTCTCGACTATGTAGACTGGATTCGTATTGACCACTTCCGAGGGTTTCAGGCTTACTGGGCCGTGGCCCAGGGCGAAACCACTGCGATGAATGGCCACTGGATAGAAGCCCCTGGCGAGAAGCTTTTCAACAAGGTGAAGGAGGAATTGGGCAGCCTGCCCATTCTGGCCGAGGATCTGGGCCTGATTACTCCCGAAGTGCTGGAGCTGCGGGACCAGTTTGGGTTCCCTGGCATGAAAATTTTGCAGTTTGCCTTTGGCTCCGACAGCAAAAACCTCTACCTGCCCTTTAACTACCCCCGCAACTGCATCGTCTACACCGGCACCCATGACAATGACACCACCGTGGGCTGGTTTAACCAGCTAGACGAGAGCGAGCGCAACCGAGTGATCATGTTCCTAGGCTGTCTGTCACCAGCAGGCGTGCATTGGGATCTGATCCGGGTGGCGATGATGTCTATTGCCGATCGCAACATCATTCCCATGCAGGATCTCTTTGGCCTAGGCAGCGAGTTTCGCATGAATACGCCGGGCAAGGCCGACGGCAACTGGTCTTGGCGCTACCGCTCAGAATCGATCACTGACGACGTTTGCCATGAGCTACGAGAGCTAACCCGCTTCTCCGACCGTGCCCCTGACCACTGGTACTAG
- the nth gene encoding endonuclease III has translation MTPSRRPAKKQRALEILMRLKRLYPEAPCSLDYETVLQLMVATILSAQCTDERVNKVTPALFARFPDAQAFAECDLEELEQLVKSTGFYRNKAKNIRAACQKIVTEFQGEVPNSMDDLLMLPGVARKTANVVLAHGYGINAGVTVDTHVKRLTNRLGLTKHEDPIKIERDMMKLLPQPDWENWSIRLIYHGRAVCNARNPMCDRCELADLCPSDRGALAGRELKAKASQPARQAKLSSAKSG, from the coding sequence GTGACACCCTCGCGTCGCCCAGCCAAAAAGCAGCGGGCGCTGGAAATTCTCATGCGCCTTAAGCGCCTCTACCCTGAGGCTCCCTGCTCTCTTGATTACGAAACTGTGCTGCAGCTGATGGTTGCAACTATTTTGTCGGCTCAGTGCACCGATGAGCGCGTAAACAAGGTCACTCCTGCTCTGTTTGCCCGGTTCCCAGATGCTCAGGCATTTGCCGAATGCGATTTGGAGGAGCTGGAGCAGCTGGTTAAATCAACCGGGTTTTACCGCAACAAAGCAAAGAACATTCGCGCTGCCTGCCAAAAGATTGTTACCGAGTTCCAAGGCGAAGTGCCCAACAGCATGGACGATCTGCTGATGTTGCCCGGTGTGGCCCGTAAAACGGCGAATGTCGTGCTAGCCCACGGCTATGGCATCAATGCTGGGGTGACGGTTGATACGCACGTCAAGCGGCTGACCAACCGCCTAGGCCTAACCAAGCATGAAGACCCGATCAAAATCGAGCGGGACATGATGAAGCTGCTGCCCCAGCCCGACTGGGAAAACTGGTCGATTCGGCTGATTTATCACGGTCGAGCTGTCTGCAACGCCAGAAACCCGATGTGCGATCGCTGCGAACTGGCCGACCTCTGCCCTTCAGATCGAGGCGCTCTAGCAGGGCGCGAACTCAAGGCCAAAGCCTCCCAACCTGCTCGTCAGGCCAAATTAAGCTCAGCAAAATCTGGCTAA
- a CDS encoding NifU family protein, giving the protein MSTLALTTDNVETVLDEMRPYLMADGGNVELVEIDGPVVKLRLQGACGSCPSSAMTLRMGIERRLREFIPEIAEIEQVM; this is encoded by the coding sequence ATGTCAACGCTGGCGCTAACTACCGATAACGTTGAAACTGTTTTGGATGAAATGCGGCCTTATCTGATGGCCGATGGTGGCAACGTCGAGCTAGTAGAAATCGATGGTCCTGTTGTCAAGCTGCGCCTGCAGGGAGCGTGCGGTTCTTGCCCTAGCTCAGCTATGACGCTTCGGATGGGTATTGAGCGTCGTCTGCGCGAGTTTATCCCCGAAATCGCAGAAATTGAGCAGGTCATGTAG
- the rpsN gene encoding 30S ribosomal protein S14, which yields MAKKSMIARERKREKIVAKYSAKREALLEQFQNAENQQEKLVIHRKIQQLPRNSAPTRLHNRCWMTGRPRGYYRDFGLCRNMLRDMAHKGLLPGVVKSSW from the coding sequence ATGGCTAAAAAAAGCATGATTGCGCGGGAGCGTAAGCGCGAAAAAATAGTTGCAAAATATTCTGCCAAGCGGGAAGCTCTGCTTGAGCAGTTTCAAAACGCTGAAAACCAGCAAGAAAAGCTGGTAATTCATCGCAAGATCCAACAGCTCCCGCGTAACAGTGCACCTACTCGTCTGCACAACCGCTGCTGGATGACGGGTCGGCCCCGGGGCTACTACCGCGATTTCGGCCTCTGCCGCAACATGTTGCGGGACATGGCCCACAAAGGCTTGCTGCCTGGGGTTGTTAAATCTAGCTGGTAG
- a CDS encoding tetratricopeptide repeat protein produces the protein MRVVRQTSTQLTLRLVPWLLWLMGGIFTGAGLMVWLALGGETVFECTRTAPAQCELTQSNPLGSRSRTFSLAGLQQAEVETHRNSDGDHTYRVVLTTDQGVVPLTNAYSSGNGFHQNRAAQINQFIQSPAAASLRIHQDDRWIGLLFLVLFSGTGLALMLVVGKVVTCDFDKSMGQLTFTKRGLLGAETVQHPLHHLVSVTLQRSSGSKGGNTYRLALGLKTGETLPLTSYYDSGKRDKEKTANAIRSFLGLSASRDWHEDPMMTLAQVGNVMNLVVGGKGKRQETIANCQNQIRQDPCNADAYYTLAMALVMQGEKEQARQVLEAGQTRCMQNGDQEKALRLNQAIGQFGLKV, from the coding sequence ATGAGAGTTGTTCGGCAAACGTCTACTCAGCTAACGCTGCGGCTAGTTCCCTGGCTGCTCTGGCTGATGGGCGGCATTTTTACCGGGGCGGGTCTGATGGTCTGGCTGGCCCTTGGGGGAGAGACCGTTTTTGAGTGCACTCGCACTGCTCCAGCCCAATGTGAGCTAACCCAGAGCAATCCGTTGGGCAGCCGCTCGCGCACGTTTTCGCTAGCTGGCCTGCAGCAGGCTGAGGTAGAAACTCACCGAAACAGCGATGGCGACCACACCTACCGGGTGGTGCTTACAACCGATCAGGGTGTGGTGCCGCTAACCAATGCCTATAGCTCTGGCAACGGCTTTCACCAGAATCGGGCTGCCCAGATCAATCAGTTCATCCAAAGCCCAGCCGCCGCTTCGCTGCGTATTCACCAGGATGACCGCTGGATCGGCCTGCTGTTTTTAGTTCTTTTTAGCGGCACTGGCTTGGCCTTAATGCTGGTTGTCGGCAAAGTGGTCACCTGCGATTTTGACAAAAGCATGGGCCAGCTAACCTTTACCAAGCGGGGTCTGCTGGGAGCTGAGACGGTTCAGCATCCGCTGCATCATCTAGTGAGCGTTACGCTGCAGCGCTCTAGCGGCAGCAAAGGTGGCAATACCTACCGCCTAGCTTTGGGGTTGAAGACTGGGGAAACGCTGCCTTTGACGAGCTATTACGATTCGGGCAAGCGAGATAAAGAAAAAACTGCCAACGCTATTCGCAGCTTTCTGGGACTGTCTGCCTCAAGGGATTGGCATGAAGATCCCATGATGACCTTGGCTCAGGTTGGTAATGTAATGAATCTGGTAGTTGGCGGTAAAGGCAAACGGCAGGAAACCATTGCCAACTGTCAGAACCAGATTCGCCAAGACCCTTGCAATGCCGATGCTTACTACACTTTGGCAATGGCGCTAGTGATGCAGGGCGAGAAGGAGCAGGCACGGCAGGTCTTAGAAGCGGGCCAGACTCGCTGTATGCAGAATGGAGATCAGGAAAAAGCCCTGCGGCTGAATCAGGCAATCGGGCAGTTTGGGCTAAAGGTCTGA